In Quercus lobata isolate SW786 chromosome 12, ValleyOak3.0 Primary Assembly, whole genome shotgun sequence, a genomic segment contains:
- the LOC115972057 gene encoding uncharacterized protein LOC115972057, with protein MAVTVRLMATMVALLGIISFIIGVIAENKKPAAGTPIQGKDVVICKYPSDPTVVLGYLSAAFLIATTVVGYFSLFYPYKGKSVPQGALFRSTSFVVFFNIAILTAGLAGALLLWPTITEQLHLSRNVHRNLNTDCPTAKTGLLGGGAFLSLDSSLLWLVALMLADNAREDYLEENEKDRVGHEAAKGTV; from the exons ATGGCTGTTACTGTGAGACTCATGGCTACGATGGTAGCATTACTTGGTATAATTTCCTTCATAATTGGTGTCATTGCTGAAAACAAGaag CCAGCAGCTGGAACTCCAATCCAAGGGAAAGATGTTGTTATCTGCAAGTATCCATCTGATCCAACTgtggttttggggtatttgtCTGCAGCATTTCTCATTGCGACTACTGTGGTTGGGTATTTCTCCCTGTTCTACCCTTACAAAGGAAAATCTGTTCCACAAGGTGCTTTGTTTAGAAGCACCAGTTTTGTGGTATTCTTCAACATTGCCAT ACTTACTGCTGGCTTAGCTGGAGCACTGCTCTTATGGCCAACAATCACAGAGCAGCTTCACCTGTCACGCAATGTTCATCGCAACCTCAACACTGATTGCCCAACTGCCAAGACTGGTCTCCTCGGTGGTGGTGCTTTTTTATCCCTTGATTCATCCCTGCTCTGGTTGGTCGCCCTTATGTTAGCTGACAATGCTCGAGAGGACTAccttgaagaaaatgaaaaggatCGTGTGGGTCATGAAGCTGCAAAGGGCACAGTGTGA
- the LOC115970867 gene encoding protein ECERIFERUM 26-like: MAEITYICKRTVVSTKPTQPGKCHSFSVLDHLMEKNHIRIVYYCKSWGEKEAGEITVSLRESISEMLTHFPKVTGRLIRNEKGNWMIKCNDAGVRMVEARAKGSVEDWLKSVDREKELKLVYWEAMVHKPYFWSTFYVQITEFEEGGVAIGLSCFHLLADPICATMFLKAWADKTLGQKMVSPPFFHPLPPRRPINKTSNHKPYTDLINHYKFSIENSTPFLDANDTHTTITLSFSDHMVQACMDMVQPTSAPNKSNPSSPFEALAGLLWICISKVKGLNGLANMSLCLDQRKILGLDKGFFGNCMVYNKVHSNGLEEHNFSQATKVIGEALEKMDNEGIMDLIEWLEHNDSQSHPLMNNCDLICASLETVEPYSVDFVGGFEPIRVSYYVEPVIGIGQVLIFRAPSYDGPLGRVVMVTLPKDEIVKLCEDELILHLSPRILMGVARNYA, translated from the exons ATGGCAGAGATCACATATATTTGCAAAAGAACTGTGGTAAGTACCAAACCAACCCAACCAGGAAAGTGCCACTCTTTTTCGGTCCTTGACCACCTAATGGAGAAGAATCACATTAGGATTGTGTACTACTGTAAGTCTTGGGGAGAAAAAGAGGCTGGAGAGATCACAGTAAGTCTTAGAGAGTCTATCTCAGAAATGCTTACACATTTTCCAAAAGTGACTGGAAGGTTAATAAGGAATGAGAAAGGGAATTGGATGATCAAGTGTAATGATGCTGGAGTGAGAATGGTGGAAGCAAGGGCCAAGGGGAGTGTGGAGGATTGGCTAAAAAGTGTAGATAGAGAGAAGGAGCTTAAGCTTGTGTATTGGGAAGCCATGGTTCACAAGCCATATTTTTGGTCAACATTTTATGTCCAG ATAACAGAGTTTGAAGAAGGTGGAGTAGCAATAGGCCTCAGTTGCTTTCATCTCCTTGCAGACCCCATTTGTGCCACCATGTTCCTCAAGGCTTGGGCTGACAAAACCTTGGGTCAAAAAATGGTTTCTCCTCCTTTCTTCCACCCATTGCCTCCAAGAAGACCCATTAACAAAACTTCCAACCACAAGCCCTACACTGACTTAATTAACCACTACAAGTTTTCTATTGAGAATTCTACTCCATTTTTAGATGCAAATGACACTCACACAACCATAACTCTCTCATTTTCTGACCACATGGTGCAAGCTTGCATGGACATGGTTCAACCCACTTCTGCACCCAACAAGTCTAACCCATCATCACCTTTTGAGGCCCTAGCTGGGCTTTTATGGATCTGTATTAGCAAGGTGAAAGGTTTGAATGGACTAGCGAACATGTCCTTGTGTTTGGATCAGAGAAAAATTTTGGGCTTAGATAAAGGGTTTTTTGGCAACTGCATGGTTTATAACAAAGTTCATTCGAATGGCTTGGAAGAACATAATTTCTCACAAGCTACTAAGGTTATAGGAGAGGCCCTGGAGAAAATGGATAATGAAGGAATAATGGATTTGATTGAGTGGCTTGAACATAATGATAGTCAATCACATCCATTAATGAATAACTGTGATCTCATTTGTGCTAGCTTAGAGACTGTGGAACCATATTCTGTGGATTTTGTTGGGGGGTTTGAACCAATTCGAGTTTCTTATTATGTGGAGCCAGTGATTGGAATAGGACAGGTTTTGATTTTTCGAGCTCCATCATATGATGGTCCATTGGGCAGGGTGGTTATGGTTACGCTTCCAAAGGATGAGATTGTTAAGCTGTGTGAAGATGAACTTATTTTGCATCTCTCTCCTAGAATTTTGATGGGTGTTGCTAGAAACTATGCTTGA
- the LOC115969784 gene encoding uncharacterized protein LOC115969784: MAITATKMALIVGTLGVISFIFGIFAETKKPAGGTPIAGKDVIICKYPSSPTVVLGYLSFLFLLASTVVGYLSLFHPYQRKSVPNSVLFKSTNFTIFFNVALFTTGLGATFLLWPTLTEQFHLSRNVHRNLKTDCPTAKTGLLGGGAFVSLDASLFWLVALMLAINAREDFLEDAQEEPVKSGNSHTIITNI; this comes from the exons ATGGCCATCACTGCAACAAAGATGGCTCTTATTGTGGGTACACTTGGTGTGATCTCTTTCATATTTGGAATTTTTGCCGAGACTAAGAAG CCTGCAGGTGGCACCCCAATTGCCGGGAAAGATGTCATCATTTGCAAGTACCCATCAAGTCCCACAGTAGTTTTGGGttatctctcatttttgtttcttttggcTTCTACCGTGGTTGGCTACTTGTCACTCTTTCACCCTTACCAAAGAAAATCAGTTCCAAATTCTGTTCTGTTCAAAAGCACCAACTTCACCATCTTCTTTAATGTTGCTTT GTTTACAACTGGATTAGGGGCAACCTTTCTATTATGGCCAACTTTAACAGAGCAATTTCACCTGTCCCGCAATGTCCATCGCAACCTCAAAACAGATTGCCCCACGGCTAAAACAGGCCTCCTTGGTGGTGGTGCTTTTGTGTCTTTGGATGCATCTCTCTTCTGGTTGGTTGCTCTTATGTTAGCTATCAATGCAAGAGAGGATTTCCTAGAAGATGCACAAGAGGAACCTGTTAAGAGTGGAAACAGCCACACTATCATAACTAATATATGA